In one window of Trueperaceae bacterium DNA:
- a CDS encoding SRPBCC family protein, with protein MTVKQNRKGCATITVVSDTAYEVERKFDASAQAVFRALTEPELIKRWWGFPSGRWVECVADVRPGGRWRNAVIDQGQEVFFHGRYHEVDRPRRLVNTEVYEGVPGGGPDVDEPSTLVTTELTEEGGVTTMRLHVECHTPEVLQIVLGSGMESGMQVTYDRLEDLLPGLAA; from the coding sequence ATGACCGTCAAACAGAACCGCAAGGGCTGCGCCACCATCACCGTCGTCTCCGACACCGCCTACGAGGTCGAGCGCAAGTTCGACGCCTCCGCCCAAGCCGTGTTCAGGGCGCTCACCGAGCCGGAGCTGATCAAGCGCTGGTGGGGCTTCCCGAGCGGGCGGTGGGTCGAGTGCGTGGCTGACGTACGCCCCGGCGGCCGCTGGAGGAACGCCGTGATCGACCAGGGTCAGGAGGTGTTCTTCCATGGCCGCTACCACGAGGTCGACAGGCCCCGCCGCCTCGTGAACACCGAGGTGTACGAGGGGGTGCCGGGCGGCGGCCCAGACGTGGACGAGCCGAGCACGCTCGTGACCACCGAGCTGACCGAGGAGGGCGGCGTCACGACGATGCGGCTCCACGTGGAGTGCCACACGCCCGAGGTGCTGCAGATCGTCCTCGGCAGCGGCATGGAGTCGGGCATGCAGGTCACTTACGACCGCCTCGAGGACCTCCTTCCCGGCCTGGCGGCCTGA
- a CDS encoding metalloregulator ArsR/SmtB family transcription factor translates to MAKARASDAFAALSDPVRRDLLTAIGEGEVTVSELVERLAIPQPQVSKHLGVLKEAGLVHVRPQGKWRYYSVAGRALKQVLEWLERFSATWNERLDRLDDVVAELEEEGP, encoded by the coding sequence GTGGCGAAGGCAAGGGCCAGCGACGCCTTCGCGGCACTCTCCGACCCGGTCCGCCGCGACCTGCTCACGGCGATCGGCGAGGGGGAGGTGACCGTGAGCGAGCTCGTCGAGCGCCTCGCCATACCCCAGCCGCAGGTGTCGAAGCACCTGGGGGTCCTGAAGGAGGCGGGGCTCGTACACGTGCGGCCCCAGGGCAAGTGGCGCTACTACAGCGTCGCCGGACGCGCCCTCAAGCAGGTCCTCGAGTGGCTGGAGCGCTTCAGCGCCACCTGGAACGAGCGGCTCGACCGGCTCGACGACGTGGTGGCGGAGCTCGAGGAGGAAGGGCCATGA
- a CDS encoding alpha/beta hydrolase, with protein sequence MDLRQLFRRVASVAMLASAAVGVLASVTAAGAQPELPPAPGRLVDVGGRRLHVYCVGEGSPTVVLEAGLGDGSINFRALQTRIAGFTRVCAYDRAGYGWSDESDDARDLNAVVADLGALLEGAGEEGPFVLAGHSLGGLFALGYTKAHPDDVVGVVLIDSSHPRQMEALAEVPELIAAQDMEIEGLAAAIDMAESGGLPPDAVRPNAPSVLTPALQDVWARLFVQAKQLRAAVAEYRALEATLAQAAEALDLGDLPVTVISRGLGVEAQLPAEALEAMGLTPDVLRRAEEIWGELQEDFLNVSTSSKRVVAERSPHYVYYQQPALVVAAVRELVMRAR encoded by the coding sequence ATGGACCTGCGCCAGCTGTTCCGCCGCGTCGCGTCCGTGGCCATGCTCGCGTCCGCCGCCGTGGGCGTGCTCGCGTCCGTCACCGCGGCGGGCGCCCAGCCCGAGCTGCCGCCCGCCCCCGGCCGGCTCGTCGACGTCGGCGGGCGCCGCCTGCACGTCTACTGCGTGGGCGAGGGCAGCCCGACCGTCGTGCTCGAGGCCGGCCTGGGCGACGGCTCGATCAACTTCCGCGCGCTGCAGACACGCATCGCCGGGTTCACGCGCGTGTGCGCCTACGACCGCGCCGGCTACGGCTGGTCGGACGAGTCGGACGACGCCCGCGACCTCAACGCGGTCGTCGCCGACCTGGGCGCCCTCCTCGAGGGAGCCGGCGAGGAGGGACCTTTCGTGCTCGCCGGCCACTCGCTGGGCGGGCTGTTCGCGCTCGGTTACACGAAGGCCCATCCCGACGACGTCGTGGGCGTGGTGCTCATCGACTCGTCGCACCCGCGCCAGATGGAGGCGTTGGCGGAGGTGCCCGAGCTCATCGCGGCGCAGGACATGGAGATAGAGGGGCTGGCCGCGGCCATCGACATGGCCGAGTCGGGCGGCCTGCCGCCCGACGCCGTGCGCCCGAACGCCCCGTCCGTGCTGACTCCGGCCCTGCAGGACGTCTGGGCGCGGCTGTTCGTGCAGGCGAAGCAGCTGCGCGCCGCGGTGGCAGAGTACCGCGCCCTGGAAGCGACGCTCGCGCAGGCGGCCGAGGCGCTAGACCTCGGCGACCTGCCCGTGACGGTGATCTCGCGCGGGCTCGGCGTCGAGGCGCAGCTGCCCGCCGAGGCGCTCGAGGCGATGGGGCTGACCCCCGACGTCCTGCGGCGCGCGGAGGAGATCTGGGGCGAGCTGCAGGAGGACTTCCTGAACGTGTCGACGAGCTCGAAACGCGTCGTCGCCGAGCGCAGCCCGCACTACGTCTACTACCAGCAGCCCGCGCTGGTGGTGGCAGCGGTGCGCGAGCTCGTGATGCGGGCGCGCTGA
- a CDS encoding diacylglycerol kinase family protein, with the protein MLSGRRVLAVLNPTSGAGRGADLESAVRDGVLGHGAASAEVRVTSGPDDALSWATAAAEEGFDLVVAGGGDGTVTAVARGVFASSADVPVAVLPLGTGNGLARVLGVPLEPEAALESLASGKPVRLDVLEVTSHGLVSLLFCGAGLDAMINEAADREAKDELGFLAYLRAALSASRDLRRHDLTLALDGRTRRLRGHTVIAFNATRLELLGLAVGPDSTPHDGLMDVAVMRRPGAWAVLRRALRLLDRAGSRADLAPAAHLRVEASPPLPVQVDGDPVGETPLEVRVAPAAVTFVAPADYGGG; encoded by the coding sequence GTGCTCTCCGGGCGCCGCGTCCTCGCCGTGCTCAACCCCACGAGCGGGGCCGGACGCGGCGCCGACCTGGAGTCCGCGGTGAGGGACGGCGTCCTCGGCCACGGCGCCGCGTCGGCCGAGGTGCGGGTGACCTCAGGCCCGGACGACGCGCTGTCCTGGGCGACCGCCGCGGCCGAGGAGGGCTTCGACCTCGTCGTGGCGGGCGGCGGCGACGGCACCGTCACGGCCGTCGCCCGGGGCGTGTTCGCCTCCTCCGCCGACGTCCCGGTAGCGGTCCTGCCGCTCGGCACGGGCAACGGCCTGGCGCGCGTGCTGGGCGTGCCGCTGGAGCCGGAGGCGGCGCTCGAGTCACTGGCGAGCGGGAAGCCCGTGAGGCTCGACGTGCTCGAGGTCACGTCGCACGGGCTCGTCTCGCTCCTCTTCTGCGGCGCCGGGCTCGACGCGATGATCAACGAGGCGGCCGACCGCGAGGCCAAGGACGAGCTGGGGTTCCTCGCCTACTTGAGGGCGGCGCTCTCCGCCTCCCGCGACCTGAGGCGACACGACCTCACGCTCGCGCTCGACGGCCGCACCAGGCGCCTGCGCGGGCACACCGTCATCGCCTTCAACGCCACGCGGCTGGAGCTGCTCGGCCTCGCCGTGGGCCCCGACTCCACGCCGCACGACGGCCTGATGGACGTGGCGGTCATGCGCAGACCCGGCGCCTGGGCCGTGCTGCGGCGCGCCCTGCGGCTCCTCGACCGCGCCGGCTCCCGCGCCGACCTCGCGCCGGCCGCGCACCTGCGCGTCGAGGCCAGCCCGCCGCTGCCCGTGCAGGTCGACGGCGACCCCGTGGGCGAGACGCCGCTGGAGGTGAGGGTCGCGCCGGCCGCCGTCACGTTCGTGGCGCCGGCGGACTACGGCGGGGGCTAG
- a CDS encoding VOC family protein has protein sequence MSDARAEHDRRIDYVELAVTDVEAAKRFYGDVFGWEFTDYGPDYCEFRDGRLSGGFTTGREVTPGGPLVIVYATDLEAVEGAVRGAGGSVVEPIFSFTGGRRFHFADPSGNVLAVWSDR, from the coding sequence ATGAGCGACGCGCGAGCCGAGCACGACCGCCGCATCGACTACGTCGAGCTGGCCGTGACGGACGTCGAGGCCGCGAAGCGGTTCTACGGCGACGTCTTCGGCTGGGAGTTCACGGACTACGGCCCCGACTACTGCGAGTTCCGCGACGGACGCCTCAGCGGCGGCTTCACGACGGGGCGCGAGGTCACGCCCGGCGGGCCGCTCGTGATCGTGTACGCCACCGACCTCGAGGCCGTCGAGGGCGCGGTGCGCGGCGCGGGCGGCAGCGTCGTGGAGCCCATCTTCTCGTTCACCGGGGGACGCCGGTTCCACTTCGCCGACCCCAGCGGCAACGTGCTGGCGGTGTGGTCGGACAGGTAG
- a CDS encoding dihydrofolate reductase family protein → MKTVYYTASSLDGFIATEADSIDWLMQFGGEDPNYAEFIAGIGAVTMGKSTYLWILNHHRATKGDAPFEWVYEQPTWVFSSTDLEKPVTGDVRFVRGDVRPVYEEMVRAAAGKDVWIVGGGDLVGQFHDHGLLDEIVVTFAPVTLGSGKQLLPRRITKPPMELVSVQQLGPYARLTLRVQRAQATT, encoded by the coding sequence GTGAAGACTGTCTACTACACGGCCAGCAGCCTCGACGGCTTCATCGCCACCGAGGCGGACTCCATCGACTGGCTCATGCAGTTCGGGGGCGAGGACCCGAACTACGCGGAGTTCATCGCCGGCATCGGCGCGGTGACGATGGGCAAGAGCACCTACCTGTGGATCCTCAACCACCACCGCGCGACCAAGGGCGACGCGCCCTTCGAGTGGGTCTACGAGCAGCCGACGTGGGTGTTCAGCTCCACCGACCTCGAGAAGCCGGTTACGGGCGACGTGAGGTTCGTGCGCGGCGACGTGCGGCCGGTGTACGAGGAGATGGTCCGCGCGGCGGCCGGCAAGGACGTGTGGATCGTCGGCGGGGGCGACCTCGTGGGGCAGTTCCACGACCACGGCCTGCTCGACGAGATCGTCGTGACCTTCGCCCCGGTGACGCTGGGCTCCGGCAAGCAGCTCCTGCCGCGGCGCATCACCAAGCCGCCCATGGAGCTCGTGAGCGTGCAGCAGCTCGGCCCCTACGCCCGGCTCACTCTCCGGGTGCAGCGGGCGCAGGCGACGACCTAG